A single genomic interval of Spirosoma linguale DSM 74 harbors:
- a CDS encoding major facilitator superfamily MFS_1 (PFAM: major facilitator superfamily MFS_1~KEGG: sde:Sde_1706 signal peptide and transmembrane prediction), translating into MNQTVNPSRLFLASCLALITTAFSFSIRAGILPQLGTEFGLTAEQLGFINSMWFLGFPIAMIVGGLVYNTVGPKIIMNVAFVCHSLGILLTIFAGGYSTLLISTLFIGIGNGCTEAACNPMIADMYTGTTMNKMLNRFHMWFPGGIVVGSLISLAMTKMGMSWQTQVGIIMIPTLIYAFLFWGQAFPKAKVEGAMSLSENFKAMINPLYLFIFACMAITAISEFGPQQWTALILSKSGAEPLLILALVTGLMAVGRYFGGPIIHRLDQTGVLLGGAVFATIGIYLFSTQTGAMAYVAAIFFAVGVCYFWPTMIGFVAERIPLSGALGMSIVGGVGMFSTSIWQPIIGGWIDSARVEKAASGLSGDALELAAGQATLLRMTTFPIILIVAFTLLWFWMRNRKAGHVDESVVLEQPQL; encoded by the coding sequence ATGAACCAAACCGTTAATCCTTCGCGGCTCTTTCTTGCCAGCTGCCTTGCGCTTATTACCACCGCTTTCTCGTTTAGTATTCGGGCGGGTATTCTGCCTCAGTTGGGCACTGAGTTTGGTCTGACTGCCGAGCAGTTGGGCTTTATTAACTCCATGTGGTTTTTGGGCTTCCCCATTGCCATGATCGTTGGGGGGTTAGTCTACAATACGGTTGGTCCAAAAATCATCATGAACGTAGCGTTCGTGTGCCATTCGCTGGGCATTCTGCTAACCATTTTCGCTGGAGGTTACTCGACCCTACTCATTTCGACGCTGTTTATTGGTATTGGAAATGGCTGTACAGAGGCCGCCTGTAATCCTATGATTGCCGATATGTACACGGGCACAACCATGAATAAGATGCTGAACCGCTTCCACATGTGGTTCCCGGGTGGTATCGTGGTGGGTAGCCTGATTTCGCTCGCTATGACCAAAATGGGCATGAGCTGGCAGACACAGGTTGGTATCATTATGATCCCAACTTTAATCTATGCGTTCCTGTTCTGGGGTCAGGCTTTCCCGAAAGCAAAGGTGGAGGGAGCGATGTCGCTTTCCGAAAATTTCAAAGCTATGATTAACCCGCTGTACCTGTTCATTTTCGCGTGCATGGCGATAACAGCTATCTCGGAATTTGGTCCTCAGCAGTGGACAGCCCTGATCCTGAGCAAGAGTGGAGCTGAACCGTTGCTGATTCTGGCACTTGTAACTGGTCTGATGGCCGTTGGTCGGTATTTTGGTGGCCCAATCATTCACCGGCTCGACCAAACAGGCGTACTGTTGGGTGGTGCTGTTTTTGCAACCATCGGCATTTATCTGTTTAGCACACAAACAGGTGCGATGGCTTACGTAGCGGCTATATTCTTCGCTGTTGGGGTTTGCTACTTCTGGCCAACCATGATTGGTTTTGTAGCCGAGCGTATTCCGTTAAGTGGTGCGCTGGGTATGTCAATCGTTGGTGGTGTCGGTATGTTCTCAACGTCTATCTGGCAACCCATCATCGGTGGCTGGATTGACAGTGCTCGTGTTGAAAAGGCCGCATCGGGTCTCTCCGGCGATGCACTGGAACTAGCTGCCGGTCAGGCAACCTTGCTTCGAATGACAACTTTCCCGATTATTCTGATTGTTGCGTTCACGTTACTTTGGTTCTGGATGCGCAACCGCAAGGCAGGCCACGTCGATGAGAGCGTTGTGCTGGAACAACCCCAGTTATAA
- a CDS encoding Late embryogenesis abundant protein 2 (PFAM: Late embryogenesis abundant protein 2~SMART: Water Stress and Hypersensitive response domain protein~KEGG: hypothetical protein), with protein MKKGWLIALGLLLIGCIGAYVWYRNVKDERTAEGKPYDDTLKPRLEMTRMAITDISEDVISMNLYMLIDNPLPVGFKSPSLDYTFYIANTPVMVDAYKKPIEVKSGDSTLVVLPARLAYKKLASVLKTLDRKDIDSTNYKMRAKFALDIPILGQKTFETTVDKRMPTFYLPEVKIDDIDFGKLGLKRTDVAAKVSITNKNKMPFSITDAHYTVFIDGKEIADGEQTEPIRIKAQATTPVVFPVTARPGKTLSVLPKMLFDKKDTPYRVNFRCKLIDKENNSSFANSKFVSTITGTLDDFKKLKK; from the coding sequence ATGAAAAAGGGATGGTTGATTGCATTGGGGCTATTACTGATTGGCTGTATTGGTGCCTATGTCTGGTATCGAAATGTAAAAGATGAACGTACGGCAGAAGGAAAGCCCTATGACGATACCCTGAAACCCCGACTGGAAATGACTCGTATGGCCATCACCGATATCAGCGAAGACGTTATTTCTATGAATCTGTACATGCTGATCGATAACCCCCTGCCCGTTGGTTTTAAATCACCCAGCCTGGATTACACGTTTTACATCGCCAACACGCCCGTAATGGTCGACGCGTACAAGAAGCCAATCGAAGTGAAGTCCGGCGACAGTACGCTGGTTGTGCTCCCCGCCAGGCTGGCCTACAAAAAGCTGGCAAGCGTACTGAAGACCCTTGATCGAAAAGACATCGATAGCACTAATTACAAGATGCGGGCGAAATTCGCGCTCGACATACCCATTCTGGGGCAGAAAACCTTTGAGACTACAGTTGACAAGCGAATGCCTACGTTTTACCTGCCAGAGGTCAAAATTGATGACATCGACTTTGGCAAACTGGGACTAAAACGAACCGATGTAGCCGCAAAAGTGAGTATCACTAACAAGAACAAGATGCCGTTCAGCATAACCGACGCGCACTATACGGTTTTCATTGACGGAAAAGAGATTGCCGACGGTGAACAAACCGAGCCAATTCGGATCAAGGCGCAGGCAACGACGCCCGTTGTATTTCCGGTAACGGCCCGGCCCGGTAAAACGCTGAGTGTATTGCCAAAGATGCTGTTCGACAAAAAAGACACGCCCTATCGGGTTAACTTCCGGTGTAAACTCATCGACAAGGAAAACAACTCGTCGTTTGCCAACAGCAAATTCGTATCGACGATTACCGGGACGCTGGACGATTTTAAGAAGCTGAAGAAGTGA